One Mustelus asterias chromosome 12, sMusAst1.hap1.1, whole genome shotgun sequence genomic region harbors:
- the cdc42ep4b gene encoding cdc42 effector protein 4: MPILKQLVASSNQSKRRSRIDLTTDMISAPLGDFRHTMHVGRGGDVFGDTSFLSSKVGAAAAAPPPPPEATPKPGLLSRKFRSSSKRSQSVTRVDKQDTLAQSDSAIFVKNAVSLPQLNDKAVEPTSQMAKSLSSSPLKKLASEQMEEKPVNGAVSIAESKSTEYQDERDFGDITDLPASLSSGGFPLKHAESIMSFHVDLGPSMLGDILSVMEKDSWENNIDPGFGDDEQKPYSISQKETAEKFVEGPAVSTVALQSNINSVVYSTASGSHLSQDSGSVSSLASGTTEERRSVYEGVSHGDVDSMKNIAESRDAFREEENEDEDFTFMDEEDEIRV, encoded by the coding sequence ATGCCAATCCTGAAACAGCTTGTGGCCAGCTCCAATCAGTCCAAACGGCGGTCTCGCATAGACTTGACTACAGATATGATCAGTGCTCCTCTTGGTGATTTCCGCCATACTATGCACGTTGGTCGTGGGGGTGATGTCTTTGGAGATACTTCATTCCTTTCTAGCAAggttggagctgctgctgctgctcctcctcctcctcctgaagCAACCCCCAAACCAGGGCTACTGTCTCGGAAATTCAGAAGTAGCAGCAAACGGTCTCAGTCTGTGACACGTGTTGATAAGCAAGACACACTGGCACAAAGTGATTCAGCTATCTTTGTGAAAAATGCAGTGTCCCTACCACAGCTCAATGATAAAGCTGTGGAGCCAACTAGTCAGATGGCAAAGAGCCTCTCATCAAGCCCCCTGAAGAAGCTTGCAAGTGAACAAATGGAAGAGAAACCTGTCAATGGGGCTGTAAGCATAGCTGAAAGCAAATCTACTGAATATCAAGATGAGCGAGATTTTGGAGATATTACAGACCTTCCTGCATCTCTCTCCAGTGGTGGCTTTCCACTAAAACATGCTGAATCCATCATGTCTTTTCATGTTGATCTTGGTCCTTCGATGCTTGGTGATATTTTAAGTGTTATGGAAAAAGACTCTTGGGAAAATAATATTGACCCTGGCTTTGGAGATGACGAACAAAAACCCTATTCTATTTCGCAAAAGGAGACTGCAGAAAAGTTTGTAGAGGGGCCTGCAGTATCAACAGTGGCATTGCAAAGTAACATTAATAGCGTTGTATACAGCACAGCATCTGGAAGTCACTTATCACAAGATAGTGGCTCTGTATCAAGTTTGGCATCTGGGACTACAGAAGAGCGGCGATCAGTTTATGAGGGAGTTAGTCATGGAGATGTAGACAGTATGAAAAATATTGCTGAATCCAGAGATGCCTTCAGAGAGGAAGAGAATGAAGATGAGGATTTTACCTTCATGGATGAAGAGGATGAAATCCGTGTGTAG